The following coding sequences are from one Musa acuminata AAA Group cultivar baxijiao chromosome BXJ1-6, Cavendish_Baxijiao_AAA, whole genome shotgun sequence window:
- the LOC135675989 gene encoding uncharacterized protein LOC135675989, translating into MADYHFVYKDVEGASTQWDDIQRRLGNLPPKPEPFKPAPFSPADDPDLAPKSKAWIDDRTPAELDELEDDPELDDDRFLQEYRKRRLAEMREAAKVARFGSVMPISGSDFVREVSQAPADVWVVVLLYKDSIQDCGLLLCCLEELATKYPATKFVKIISTECIPNYPDRNLPTILVYNNGAVKGTYVGLHQFGSRRCTPEAIALALCQSDPVLNDGQTESSSREGIIRGVQKRFIEKFVADHEEKEDDDYSD; encoded by the exons ATGGCGGACTACCACTTCGTGTACAAGGACGTTGAGGGAGCGAGCACGCAGTGGGACGACATCCAGCGGCGCCTCGGCAACCTGCCGCCTAAGCCTGAGCCCTTCAAGCCCGCGCCCTTCTCTCCCGCCGACGACCCCGACCTCGCCCCCAAATCTAAGGCCTGGATCGACGACCGCACCCCCGCCGAGCTCGACGAACTCGAGGACGATCCCGAACTCGATGACGACCGCTTCCTCCAGGAGTACAG GAAGCGGAGGCTGGCGGAGATGCGGGAGGCGGCAAAAGTTGCTCGTTTCGGGTCAGTGATGCCTATCTCAGGCTCGGATTTTGTCCGGGAGGTGTCGCAGGCACCCGCAGATGTCTGGGTCGTTGTATTGCTCTACAAGGACAG TATACAAGATTGCGGGTTACTCCTATGTTGCCTGGAAGAGCTTGCTACGAAGTACCCAGCTACCAAGTTTGTTAAGATAATCTCCACGGAGTGCATTCCTAATTACCCAGATAGAAACCTTCCAACCATTTTGGTGTACAACAATGGTGCTGTCAAAGGAACTTATGTGGGGTTGCATCAATTTGGCTCCCGGAGATGTACACCTGAAG CTATCGCTTTAGCCCTTTGCCAATCTGACCCGGTGCTCAATGATGGACAAACTGAAAGTAGTTCGAGGGAGGGCATCATAAGGGGAGTTCAGAAGAGGTTCATAGAGAAGTTTGTAGCTGATCACGAAGAGAAAGAGGATGATGACTACAGTGATTAG
- the LOC103987292 gene encoding leucine-rich repeat receptor-like protein FASCIATED EAR2: MMMAMMVERCCCVRTHRFLALFLLPLGFALLASSRDVVGILDPVDFLALQAIRKGLEDMPGSDFFSDWDFTADPCAFPGVFCAGDRVMALALGDPRAGYPGLQGSLDPALGRLSALAELSLVPGRVTGPVPDELAGCPDLRFLALSKNLLSGPIPAGLGALPRLRTLDLSYNQLSGPLPASLTAAPTLSNLILCHNQLSGTLPPFPDAASLLRLDLKHNQLSGPVPSLPPSLQYLALSHNTLTGPVDTVLPRLTRLIFLDLSSNLLEGPIPGSVFEFPLAALQLQRNAFSGKVEPPQEDVVIPVVDLSYNRLWGAVPPQLAAVGRLYLNNNRFSGEVPSRLVQGLSNGMQLLYLQHNFLTGIEIGPAAAAIPVGASLCLQYNCMVPPFDTPCPLKAGTQKMRPVYQCPDWRG; this comes from the coding sequence ATGATGATGGCGATGATGGTGGAGCGATGCTGCTGCGTTCGAACTCACCGTTTCTTGGCTTTGTTCTTGCTGCCACTGGGGTTCGCATTGTTGGCGTCTTCCAGGGACGTGGTGGGAATTCTGGACCCGGTGGACTTCCTGGCGCTTCAGGCTATACGCAAGGGCCTCGAAGACATGCCTGGCTCCGATTTCTTCTCCGACTGGGACTTCACGGCCGACCCCTGTGCTTTTCCGGGCGTGTTCTGCGCTGGGGACCGCGTCATGGCCCTCGCCCTGGGCGACCCCCGTGCCGGCTACCCCGGCCTCCAGGGCAGCCTCGACCCCGCCCTCGGCCGCCTCTCCGCCCTCGCCGAACTCTCCCTCGTTCCCGGCCGCGTCACGGGCCCGGTCCCCGACGAGCTCGCCGGATGCCCCGACCTCCGCTTTCTCGCTCTCAGCAAGAACCTGCTCTCCGGCCCCATCCCTGCCGGCCTCGGCGCCCTCCCCCGCCTCCGCACCCTCGATCTTAGCTACAACCAGCTCTCCGGTCCCCTCCCCGCCTCCCTCACCGCCGCTCCGACCCTTTCCAACCTCATCCTCTGCCATAATCAGCTCTCGGGCACCCTCCCGCCTTTCCCGGACGCCGCCTCCCTCCTCCGCCTCGACCTCAAGCACAACCAGCTCTCCGGCCCCGTGCCGTCGTTGCCGCCATCCCTGCAGTATCTCGCCCTCAGCCACAACACCCTCACCGGCCCCGTGGACACCGTGCTTCCGCGCCTCACCCGGCTCATCTTCCTGGACCTCAGCTCCAACCTGCTCGAGGGTCCCATCCCCGGGTCCGTGTTCGAGTTCCCGCTCGCGGCGCTCCAGCTGCAGCGCAACGCCTTCTCCGGGAAAGTGGAGCCGCCGCAGGAGGACGTGGTCATCCCGGTGGTGGACCTGAGCTACAACCGGCTGTGGGGGGCCGTGCCGCCGCAGCTGGCCGCCGTGGGTCGGCTCTACCTCAACAACAACCGGTTCTCCGGGGAGGTGCCGAGCCGCCTGGTGCAGGGGCTCAGCAACGGGATGCAACTGCTCTACCTCCAGCACAACTTCCTGACGGGTATCGAGATAGGGCCCGCGGCTGCAGCCATCCCCGTCGGTGcgtcgctgtgcctgcagtacaaTTGCATGGTGCCGCCGTTCGACACGCCCTGCCCACTCAAGGCCGGCACACAGAAGATGCGCCCCGTCTATCAGTGCCCCGACTGGAGAGGCTGA
- the LOC103988294 gene encoding E3 ubiquitin-protein ligase SGR9, amyloplastic-like — protein MAYKEGLLLHPLLSPANLTLIPMDFSSPSSSSGEVVMAALLGLPSRSFSDLTRSLSSNVRLHRRRLAFLLLSPIHFSLTLSYLHSLSLPEKTLLLARHLLSSLQNLLPSLCGPSRPLRLSDLDAAILLMAMCDSYIPNTTHHSSWHSTVADNVLRSILSPSGLGNDAWAVVCEYVDAAVKCRRLMEVLSGSSGSSEKVEGEVGASVAAVVALPSVECRTGGRECVICKEEMEAGRDVCELPCRHRFHWGCVLGWLRKRNTCPCCRHELPTEDVLCEMGRLWRAVTRMGNQWRT, from the coding sequence ATGGCATATAAGGAAGGCCTCCTGCTTCACCCTCTCCTCAGTCCTGCGAACCTGACTCTAATCCCCATGGACTTCTCttccccctcctcttcctccggtGAAGTCGTGATGGCCGCTCTCCTCGGCCTCCCCTCCCGCTCATTCTCGGATCTCACGCGCTCCCTGTCCTCCAACGTCCGCCTTCACCGCCGCCGCCtcgccttcctcctcctctcccccatCCACTTCTCCCTCACCCTCTCCTACCTCCACTCCCTCTCCCTCCCCGAGAAGACCCTCCTCCTCGCCCGccatctcctctcctccctccaaAACCTCCTCCCCTCCCTGTGCGGGCCCTCCCGCCCCCTGCGTCTCTCTGACCTCGACGCAGCCATCCTCCTCATGGCCATGTGCGACTCCTACATCCCAAACACTACCCACCACTCGAGCTGGCACTCGACGGTCGCCGACAACGTTCTCCGCTCCATCTTAAGCCCCTCGGGGCTCGGCAACGATGCATGGGCCGTCGTCTGCGAGTACGTCGATGCCGCCGTCAAATGCCGGCGGTTGATGGAAGTTCTCTCAGGCAGCAGCGGCTCTAGCGAAAAGGTCGAGGGTGAAGTCGGCGCATcggtggcggcggtggtggcgcTGCCGTCGGTGGAGTGTAGAACCGGAGGGAGGGAGTGCGTCATCTGCAAGGAGGAGATGGAGGCCGGGAGGGACGTCTGCGAGCTGCCGTGTCGGCATCGGTTCCACTGGGGGTGCGTGCTGGGGTGGCTACGGAAGCGGAACACGTGCCCGTGTTGCCGGCACGAGCTGCCGACTGAGGATGTGCTCTGTGAGATGGGGCGGCTATGGAGAGCTGTGACCAGGATGGGCAACCAATGGAGGACATGA
- the LOC135675990 gene encoding uncharacterized GPI-anchored protein At5g19250-like → MGLRISLFSCFLLIVLLHSARSDDTSSQLLKGINDYRVSLNLSQLTANQNADCLAEQLASAYKGQDCTNTTGSDTVPGTEQQFSNFPDFLSNCHLNATVIRDGSIMPACVPGLDPQLVLANFTKSQYNQNLNDSRYVGIGLADEGNWVVAVLTTNTPAGNYGPATDTGTGSVVSIADHRCVMLSLLGFFMVLIS, encoded by the exons ATGGGCCTAAGGATCTCCCTGTTTTCCTGCTTCCTTCTCATTGTCCTGCTTCATTCAGCCAGATCTGATG ACACAAGCAGTCAGCTTCTTAAAGGGATTAATGACTACAGAGTTTCCCTCAACCTTTCTCAGCTGACAGCAAACCAGAATGCAGATTGCTTAGCAGAACAACTTGCATCGGCATACAAAGGTCAAGACTGCACCAACACGACTGGATCCGACACTGTTCCCGGGACGGAGCAGCAGTTCTCAAACTTCCCTGATTTCCTCAGCAACTGTCACCTGAATGCGACGGTGATTCGGGATGGGTCGATCATGCCAGCTTGCGTGCCAGGATTGGATCCCCAGCTTGTCTTGGCCAACTTCACCAAGTCCCAGTACAACCAAAACCTGAACGATAGTCGCTACGTGGGAATCGGGCTGGCTGATGAAGGCAACTGGGTGGTGGCGGTTCTGACCACAAATACACCTGCCGGAAACTATGGCCCAGCCACAGACACAGGAACTGGCTCGGTGGTTTCCATTGCTGATCACCGCTGTGTGATGCTGTCGCTGCTGGGCTTCTTCATGGTTTTGATCAGCTAA